A stretch of Janibacter endophyticus DNA encodes these proteins:
- the lnt gene encoding apolipoprotein N-acyltransferase, whose protein sequence is MPQPAPFAPPAWVRAALAVAGGLLVWLSFPDHDLHLAAIPGMALVGLALWDVRARTGALLGLLAGWAMFLPTLHWSGVFVGDLPWIALSTLEALYVAAFGAVMGWVQRPLVRRGAPVLAVLALPVGWVVQELLRGTTPFGGFPWARLAFGQADSPLARLAYLGGAPLVSLAVTLLAVPIILVVVRSPRAALASAGMAALLVGATLVVPVPTEAPEDSVPARLALIQGNVPRAGLDFNAERRKVLDNHVVGTEAVAGEDLDLVVWPENSSDIDPLRNLDAGAQVRRAVDAVGVPVVVGAILDEPSPEVSNASLLYEPGQDEPTARYVKQHPVPFAEYVPYRDFFRIFSDKVDLVRVGFAKGPAPASFDVTGAAGPFAVVPTICFEVAYDGLMREAVHHAEDSGSPSILLVQTNNATFGYTDESTQQLAISRIRAIEHGRPVAHVSTVGVSAVIAPDGSVSQPTELFTAAQIVETLDARAGLTPSDRLGPWVEWVSGIALLALVAVGRRGSRRARVVPSPTTELETSARA, encoded by the coding sequence GTGCCCCAGCCCGCCCCCTTCGCCCCGCCCGCCTGGGTGCGCGCTGCGCTGGCCGTCGCCGGCGGGCTGCTCGTGTGGCTCTCCTTCCCCGACCACGACCTCCACCTCGCCGCGATCCCCGGGATGGCCCTCGTCGGGCTCGCGCTCTGGGACGTGCGGGCCCGGACCGGTGCCCTGCTCGGCCTGCTCGCCGGCTGGGCGATGTTCCTGCCCACGCTGCACTGGTCCGGGGTCTTCGTCGGCGACCTGCCGTGGATCGCGCTCTCGACGCTCGAGGCCCTCTACGTCGCCGCCTTCGGTGCCGTCATGGGGTGGGTGCAGCGGCCCCTGGTGCGACGCGGCGCCCCCGTCCTGGCGGTCCTCGCGCTGCCCGTGGGATGGGTCGTCCAGGAGCTGCTGCGGGGCACGACACCCTTCGGCGGCTTCCCCTGGGCGCGGCTCGCCTTCGGCCAGGCCGACTCGCCGCTCGCCCGGCTGGCCTACCTCGGGGGCGCCCCGCTCGTGAGCCTCGCCGTCACGCTGCTCGCGGTCCCGATCATCCTCGTCGTCGTGCGCAGCCCGCGCGCGGCCCTCGCCTCGGCCGGGATGGCCGCGCTCCTCGTCGGCGCAACCCTGGTCGTCCCCGTGCCCACGGAGGCGCCGGAGGACTCCGTCCCCGCCCGGCTCGCGCTCATCCAGGGCAACGTCCCGCGCGCCGGTCTCGACTTCAACGCCGAGCGGCGCAAGGTGCTCGACAACCACGTCGTCGGCACCGAGGCGGTCGCGGGAGAGGACCTCGACCTCGTCGTCTGGCCGGAGAACTCCAGCGACATCGACCCTCTCCGCAACCTCGACGCGGGCGCCCAGGTCCGCCGGGCCGTCGACGCCGTCGGTGTCCCGGTCGTCGTCGGCGCGATCCTCGACGAGCCGAGCCCCGAGGTGAGCAACGCCAGCCTGCTCTACGAGCCGGGGCAGGACGAGCCCACGGCGCGCTACGTCAAGCAGCACCCCGTCCCCTTCGCCGAGTACGTCCCGTACCGCGACTTCTTCCGGATCTTCTCCGACAAGGTCGACCTCGTCCGGGTGGGCTTCGCGAAGGGGCCCGCCCCCGCCTCCTTCGACGTCACCGGGGCCGCCGGCCCCTTCGCCGTCGTGCCGACGATCTGCTTCGAGGTGGCCTACGACGGGCTGATGCGCGAGGCCGTCCACCACGCCGAGGACAGCGGCAGCCCGAGCATCCTGCTCGTCCAGACCAACAACGCGACCTTCGGATACACCGACGAGTCGACCCAGCAGCTCGCGATCTCCCGGATCCGCGCCATCGAGCACGGGCGCCCCGTCGCCCACGTCTCGACGGTCGGGGTCTCGGCCGTCATCGCGCCGGACGGCAGCGTGTCGCAGCCGACCGAGCTCTTCACCGCCGCCCAGATCGTCGAGACCCTCGACGCCCGGGCGGGCCTGACTCCCTCAGACCGGCTCGGCCCGTGGGTGGAGTGGGTGAGCGGGATCGCGCTCCTCGCCCTCGTGGCGGTGGGGCGAAGGGGGTCCCGCCGGGCTAGGGTCGTTCCCTCACCGACCACCGAGCTGGAGACCTCTGCCCGTGCCTGA
- a CDS encoding polyprenol monophosphomannose synthase, whose product MPETAARPPIERVAVLIPTYNERENLPRIVARVRESVPEADVVVLDDNSPDGTGEVADELAAADPQVSVIHRQGKEGLGAAYLAGFRWALDAGYEAVVEMDADGSHRPEDLPAMLAAAQDADLVIGSRYVRGGEIVNWPLSRKAISMGGNLYIRAILGMPVNDATAGYRVYRTDTLRQIGLDEVESAGYVFQTDLTVRTVRAGLRVVEVPITFVEREIGESKMNGDVVKESMRRITGWGVAHRRRQAERLLGRERRWHAL is encoded by the coding sequence GTGCCTGAGACCGCCGCACGCCCGCCGATCGAGCGGGTCGCCGTCCTCATCCCGACGTACAACGAGCGGGAGAACCTCCCGCGCATCGTGGCGCGGGTCCGCGAGAGCGTCCCCGAGGCGGACGTCGTCGTGCTCGACGACAACAGCCCGGACGGCACCGGGGAGGTCGCCGACGAGCTGGCCGCCGCCGACCCGCAGGTCAGCGTGATCCACCGTCAGGGCAAGGAGGGTCTCGGCGCCGCGTACCTCGCCGGCTTCCGCTGGGCCCTCGACGCGGGCTATGAGGCCGTCGTCGAGATGGACGCCGACGGCTCGCACCGGCCCGAGGACCTGCCCGCGATGCTCGCGGCAGCGCAGGACGCCGACCTCGTCATCGGCTCCCGCTACGTCCGGGGCGGCGAGATCGTCAACTGGCCGCTCTCGCGCAAGGCGATCTCGATGGGCGGCAACCTCTACATCCGCGCGATCCTCGGCATGCCGGTCAACGACGCCACGGCCGGCTACCGCGTCTACCGCACCGACACCCTGCGCCAGATCGGCCTCGACGAGGTCGAGAGCGCCGGCTACGTCTTCCAGACCGACCTCACCGTGCGCACCGTCCGCGCCGGCCTGCGCGTCGTCGAGGTCCCGATCACCTTCGTCGAGCGCGAGATCGGTGAGTCGAAGATGAACGGCGACGTCGTCAAGGAGTCGATGCGCCGGATCACCGGGTGGGGCGTCGCTCACCGCCGGCGGCAGGCCGAGCGGCTCCTTGGCCGCGAGCGGCGGTGGCACGCGCTGTGA
- a CDS encoding RNA polymerase-binding protein RbpA — MAERTLRGTRMVSFSMETTANVVPSERQITTYVCDEGHRTELPFSVEAEIPSTWECRCGLLGKLIDGPEPELKPTKPARTHWDMLLERRSIPELEELLEERLQLLRETRGEKTRKRTA, encoded by the coding sequence ATGGCAGAGCGCACGCTTCGCGGCACCCGGATGGTGTCCTTCAGCATGGAGACGACCGCCAACGTCGTCCCCAGCGAGCGCCAGATCACGACCTACGTCTGCGACGAGGGTCACCGCACCGAGCTCCCCTTCTCCGTCGAGGCCGAGATCCCGAGCACCTGGGAGTGCCGCTGCGGTCTCCTCGGCAAGCTGATCGACGGCCCGGAGCCGGAGCTCAAGCCGACCAAGCCGGCCCGTACCCACTGGGACATGCTCCTCGAGCGTCGTTCCATCCCCGAGCTCGAGGAGCTCCTCGAGGAGCGGCTGCAGCTGCTCCGCGAGACCCGCGGCGAGAAGACGCGCAAGCGCACCGCCTGA
- a CDS encoding FxsA family protein, producing the protein MRQVQGAPGRRRRRRLPWVLLALVALVVLELAVIIAVGRQVGVLWTLLALVLMSVLGLWLLRREGARAWRALRETARSGEMPSRQIADGILVLVGGVLLMLPGFVTDAVGILLVLPVTRPLARPVLEAAIGRRVFHDLGVVHVTRTGPPPRTPGPRRTQRPPDVVEGEIIE; encoded by the coding sequence GTGAGGCAGGTGCAGGGCGCCCCTGGACGTCGCCGCCGGCGGCGCCTCCCGTGGGTCCTGCTCGCGCTCGTCGCCCTCGTGGTCCTCGAGCTCGCGGTGATCATCGCGGTCGGCCGGCAGGTCGGCGTGCTGTGGACCCTGCTCGCGCTCGTGCTCATGTCAGTCCTCGGTCTGTGGCTGCTGCGCCGCGAGGGCGCGCGGGCCTGGCGGGCGCTGCGTGAGACGGCCCGCTCCGGCGAGATGCCCTCGCGGCAGATCGCCGACGGCATCCTCGTCCTCGTCGGCGGGGTGCTGCTCATGCTGCCCGGCTTCGTCACGGACGCGGTCGGCATCCTCCTCGTCCTGCCCGTCACCCGGCCGCTGGCCCGTCCCGTGCTCGAGGCCGCGATCGGTCGGCGGGTCTTCCACGACCTCGGCGTCGTCCACGTGACCCGGACCGGACCGCCCCCGCGGACGCCGGGCCCGCGGCGCACCCAGCGGCCCCCGGACGTCGTCGAGGGCGAGATCATCGAGTAG
- a CDS encoding Lrp/AsnC family transcriptional regulator, whose translation MEEPDRRIVELLVANGRMSYTDLGKAIGMSTSAVHQRVRRLEERGVIQGFTTRVDHAALGRPLTAFIAVEPLDHRAPDDIPERLRDVEEVVSCYSVAGDANYLLTVRVGTPQDLEDLIATVRSRAGVSTRTTVVLSTPWEA comes from the coding sequence ATGGAAGAGCCGGACCGCCGCATCGTCGAGCTGCTCGTCGCCAACGGACGGATGAGCTACACCGACCTCGGCAAGGCGATCGGCATGTCCACCTCGGCCGTGCATCAGCGCGTGCGACGACTCGAGGAGCGCGGCGTCATCCAGGGCTTCACCACCCGGGTCGACCACGCGGCGCTCGGCCGCCCCCTCACCGCCTTCATCGCCGTCGAGCCGCTCGACCACCGCGCCCCCGACGACATCCCGGAGCGGCTGCGCGACGTCGAGGAGGTCGTCTCCTGCTACTCCGTCGCCGGGGACGCGAACTACCTGCTCACGGTCCGGGTCGGCACGCCCCAGGACCTCGAGGACCTCATCGCCACGGTCCGCTCCCGCGCCGGGGTCTCCACCCGCACGACCGTCGTCCTCTCCACGCCCTGGGAGGCGTGA
- a CDS encoding MFS transporter yields the protein MTHESNAAPVDLPLAPVGSALEHGPADTSRKKVLSWAMWDWGSQPYNTVIITFVFAVYITSSSFGDTNATSTALAIATGLSGLLVAVLAPVLGQNSDRTGRTVRNLRWQTWLMALLAAALFFVKPEPEYLVLGLVLLGVGSIISEIAGVTYNATIEQVATPANVGRVSGFGWGMGYLGGIVVLLLLNFAFIAPASADGPGAAGLFGVTDDGGMHIRVSMLVCGLWIALFTIPAFLALKDAPREKAPRVGVVDSYRLLFASIKALWGTSRHTVYFLMASALFRDGLAGVFAFGAVLAAGTFGLSAGEVIIFGAVANIVAGLSTMAMGMLDDRIGPKRVIIISLVFLMVVGMLIFVFHDGGKPVFWSLGLVMTAFVGPAQAASRSFLARLIPEGKAGEIFGLYATTGRAISFLSPLAFAAFIALGAVITGEENTQYWGILGIALILLAGLLVLIPVKGHEEQRIG from the coding sequence GTGACGCACGAGAGCAACGCCGCCCCCGTCGACCTCCCGCTCGCGCCCGTCGGCTCGGCGCTGGAGCACGGACCGGCCGACACCAGCCGCAAGAAGGTCCTCTCGTGGGCGATGTGGGACTGGGGGAGCCAGCCGTACAACACGGTGATCATCACCTTCGTCTTCGCGGTGTACATCACGAGCTCGTCCTTCGGCGACACCAACGCCACCTCGACGGCCCTGGCGATCGCGACCGGTCTCTCCGGGCTCCTCGTCGCGGTGCTCGCACCGGTCCTCGGCCAGAACTCCGACCGCACCGGCCGGACGGTGCGCAACCTGCGCTGGCAGACCTGGCTCATGGCCCTGCTCGCTGCGGCCCTCTTCTTCGTCAAGCCCGAGCCGGAGTACCTCGTCCTCGGGCTCGTCCTGCTCGGGGTCGGCTCGATCATCTCCGAGATCGCCGGCGTGACGTACAACGCGACGATCGAGCAGGTGGCGACGCCGGCCAACGTCGGCCGCGTCTCGGGCTTCGGCTGGGGGATGGGCTACCTCGGCGGCATCGTCGTGCTGCTGCTGCTCAACTTCGCCTTCATCGCGCCGGCCAGCGCCGACGGGCCCGGTGCCGCGGGGCTCTTCGGCGTGACCGACGACGGCGGGATGCACATCCGCGTCTCGATGCTCGTGTGCGGCCTGTGGATCGCGCTCTTCACCATCCCGGCCTTCCTCGCGCTCAAGGACGCCCCGCGCGAGAAGGCTCCGCGTGTCGGGGTGGTCGACTCCTACCGGCTGCTCTTCGCCTCGATCAAGGCGCTGTGGGGCACCTCCCGGCACACCGTGTACTTCCTCATGGCCTCGGCGCTCTTCCGGGACGGGCTCGCGGGTGTCTTCGCCTTCGGTGCCGTGCTCGCCGCGGGGACCTTCGGCCTGAGCGCCGGCGAGGTGATCATCTTCGGGGCCGTCGCGAACATCGTCGCGGGGCTGAGCACCATGGCGATGGGGATGCTCGACGACCGGATCGGGCCGAAGCGCGTCATCATCATCAGCCTCGTCTTCCTCATGGTCGTCGGCATGCTGATCTTCGTCTTCCACGACGGCGGCAAGCCGGTCTTCTGGAGCCTCGGCCTCGTGATGACGGCCTTCGTCGGCCCGGCGCAGGCCGCGTCCCGCAGCTTCCTCGCGCGGCTCATCCCGGAGGGCAAGGCGGGCGAGATCTTCGGTCTCTACGCGACGACCGGTCGCGCGATCTCCTTCCTCAGCCCGCTGGCCTTCGCCGCCTTCATCGCCCTCGGCGCGGTGA